A single window of Qipengyuania sediminis DNA harbors:
- a CDS encoding ExbD/TolR family protein: MAISAGATPETPMSDINTTPLVDVMLVLLIIFLVAVPVALQTIEKLRIPVFESVLSKDKVENLLITASSTDDAGRSPGQPGFAGASRNGECRIYFNNITPVTSQELYDEAFKRLDAIVQAAGGAKAIMEDPEKIPQVHIRGDVNAPWQCVAGTIYNVQAAGYPTVGFISNPVEAGV, from the coding sequence ATGGCAATTTCAGCCGGCGCTACACCGGAAACGCCGATGTCGGACATCAACACCACGCCGCTGGTGGACGTGATGCTGGTGCTGCTCATCATCTTCCTCGTCGCGGTTCCCGTTGCCCTTCAGACGATCGAGAAGCTCCGGATCCCGGTGTTCGAATCGGTCCTGTCGAAGGACAAGGTCGAGAACCTGCTGATCACTGCCAGCTCGACCGACGATGCCGGCCGTTCGCCCGGCCAGCCGGGTTTCGCGGGGGCTTCGCGCAATGGCGAATGCCGCATCTATTTCAACAACATCACGCCGGTGACGTCGCAGGAACTCTATGACGAAGCGTTCAAGCGCCTCGATGCCATCGTCCAGGCGGCGGGGGGCGCGAAGGCGATCATGGAAGACCCCGAGAAGATCCCGCAGGTCCATATCCGCGGCGACGTGAACGCGCCGTGGCAATGCGTCGCGGGCACGATCTACAACGTCCAGGCGGCAGGTTATCCCACCGTCGGCTTCATCTCGAACCCCGTCGAAGCAGGCGTCTGA